DNA from Pseudomonadota bacterium:
ATCGACCCCGAATGCCCAAGCGGTTTCTGCCCTGGCAGCCGCTTGCCCTGAAAAACGGTGAGCGGGCAAAGCGGAAACGAGGTGACACTAGAGGTCGGGCGCGATCTCAATCCTTACATTTTTCATATCTGAAGCAATCCACCAGATGATCGTTCACCATCCCCACCGCCTGCATGAAGGCGTAGCAGATGGTTGAGCCGACAAATTTGAATCCCCTCCGTTTCAGCTCTTTACTCATCCGGTCCGATTCCGGAGTGGTCGGCGGGATCTGCCCCATCTCCCGCCATGAATTGCGGATCGGTCTGCCATTGACAAAGGACCAGAGAAAGGCGTCGAAACTGCCGAATTCCTCGCTGACCTTCAGACAGGCCCGGGCATTGATGACTGCCGAGGCCACCTTCAGCCGGTTTCGGATGATCCCGGGATTTTCGAGCAGGG
Protein-coding regions in this window:
- a CDS encoding DNA-3-methyladenine glycosylase I; this encodes MKRCTWVTDDPLYIDYHDREWGVPVHNDRKLFEMLLLEGAQAGLSWLTVLKRRENYRIAYDDFDPVKIAAWDNGKIAALLENPGIIRNRLKVASAVINARACLKVSEEFGSFDAFLWSFVNGRPIRNSWREMGQIPPTTPESDRMSKELKRRGFKFVGSTICYAFMQAVGMVNDHLVDCFRYEKCKD